Proteins co-encoded in one Taeniopygia guttata chromosome 4, bTaeGut7.mat, whole genome shotgun sequence genomic window:
- the CXXC4 gene encoding CXXC-type zinc finger protein 4 — protein MNTNVCVESGPNPEAPGLPKDSHLPEGALNSLVDYNSEMERYRSFATFYKTNGGAFPQAAKIARITTPIFPSAAAAAAARIGMSPWNCDTATAAAATAMLWGSGGGGGAAGGARKPSSSSSAAAAAAASAAAAAASSLHAGRGGMHHRSDSQRLGKPGCPPAEQPALPMANGNFLSTLAPEHCRPLAGECMNKLKCGAAEAEIMNLPDRVGTFSAIPALGGLSLPPGVIVMTALHSPAAASAAVTDSAFQIANLADCPQSHASASPASALGAAAGAGGGGGGGGGGGAGGTGGGAGAGAGNPAKKKRKRCGVCVPCKRLINCGVCSSCRNRKTGHQICKFRKCEELKKKPGTSLERTPVPSAEAFRWFF, from the exons ATGAACACCAACGTGTGCGTGGAGAGCGGCCCCAACCCCGAGGCGCCGGGGCTGCCCAAGGACAGCCACCTGCCCGAGGGGGCCCTCAACAGCCTTGTGGATTACAACTCGGAGATGGAGAGGTACCGCTCCTTCGCCACCTTCTACAAGACCAACGGCGGCGCCTTCCCCCAGGCGGCCAAGATCGCCCGCATCACCACCCCCATCTTCcccagcgcggccgccgccgccgccgcccgcatCGGCATGTCCCCCTGGAACTGCGACACCGCCacggccgccgccgccaccgccatGCTctggggcagcggcggcggcggcggcgcggcgggcggcgcgaggaaaccctcctcctcctcctccgccgccgccgccgccgccgcctccgcggccgccgccgccgcctcctcgcTGCACGCCGGCAGGGGCGGCATGCACCACCGGAGCGACTCGCAGCGGCTGGGCAAGCCCGGCTGCCCGCCGGCCGAGCAGCCCGCCCTGCCCATGGCCAACGGCAACTTCCTGTCCACCCTCGCCCCCGAGCACTGCCGGCCGCTGGCCGGCGAGTGCATGAACAAGCTCAAGTGCGGCGCCGCCGAAGCCGAGATCATGAACCTCCCCGACCGCGTCGGCACCTTCTCGGCCATCCCCGCGCTGGGCggcctctccctgccccccgGGGTCATCGTCATGACGGCCCTGCACTCCCCCGCCGCGGCCTCGGCCGCCGTCACAGACAGCGCCTTCCAGATCGCCAACCTGGCGGACTGCCCGCAGAGCCACGCCTCGGCCTCGCCCGCCTCCGCCCtgggcgccgccgccggcgcggggggcggcggtggcggcggagGCGGAGGGGGGgccggcggcaccggcggcggggccggggccggggcgggcaaCCCCGCCAAGAAGAAGCGGAAACGCTGCGGGGTGTGCGTGCCCTGCAAGCGGCTCATCAACTGTGGAGTCTGCAGCAGTTGCAGGAACCGCAAAACGGGACACCAGATCTGCAAATTTAGGAAATGTGAAGAGCTTAAGAAAAAACCGGGCACTTCGTTAGAG agaaCACCTGTTCCCAGCGCTGAAGCATTCCGATGGTTCTTTTAA